In Pseudoduganella albidiflava, a single window of DNA contains:
- the fliN gene encoding flagellar motor switch protein FliN, whose product MADNQDDQSLDDDWGAAIAEQAKAEAEALQKEAATAAVFKDFSKTATRTETHNDIDFILDIPVQLTVELGRTKIAIKNLLQLAQGSVVELDGLAGEPMDVLVNGCLIAQGEVVVVNDKFGIRLTDIITPSERIRKLNK is encoded by the coding sequence ATGGCGGACAACCAGGACGATCAAAGCCTCGACGACGATTGGGGCGCGGCGATTGCCGAACAGGCCAAGGCGGAAGCGGAAGCGCTGCAGAAGGAAGCGGCCACCGCTGCCGTGTTCAAGGACTTTTCCAAGACGGCGACGCGCACGGAAACCCACAACGACATCGACTTCATCCTCGACATCCCCGTCCAGCTGACGGTGGAACTGGGCCGCACGAAGATCGCCATCAAGAACCTGCTGCAACTGGCGCAGGGTTCGGTGGTCGAGCTGGACGGCCTGGCGGGCGAACCGATGGATGTGCTGGTGAACGGCTGCCTGATCGCGCAAGGCGAGGTGGTGGTGGTGAACGACAAGTTCGGCATCCGCCTGACCGACATCATTACACCTTCCGAACGCATCCGAAAACTGAATAAATGA
- the fliM gene encoding flagellar motor switch protein FliM, whose protein sequence is MADNFLSQEEVDALLKGVNGDQDDVAAPEEVAGVRTYNLATQERIVRGRMPTLEIINERFARLLRVGLFNFLRRSAEVSVGSVRVSKYSEFIRNLVVPTNLNLVHMKPLRGTALMVFDPGLVFLLVDNLFGGDGRFHTRVEGRDFTATEQRIILRILDIVFEAYTKSWEPVFPVEFEYIRSEMNTQFANIATPNEVVVASTFTVELGSVSGQIHFCMPYSMIEPIRDALTSSLQGEALEVDKRWIRLMTQQIQIAEVELVARLGTAKVSFDEILNMRVGDVIPLNIPETIEATVDGVPVLDCTYGVLNGQYALKVERLLANSDNLSK, encoded by the coding sequence ATGGCGGATAATTTTCTCTCCCAGGAAGAAGTCGATGCCCTGCTGAAGGGCGTCAACGGCGACCAGGACGACGTTGCGGCGCCGGAAGAAGTCGCGGGTGTCCGCACCTACAACCTGGCGACCCAGGAACGCATCGTGCGCGGCCGCATGCCGACGCTCGAGATCATCAACGAGCGCTTCGCGCGCCTGTTGCGCGTCGGCCTGTTCAACTTCCTGCGCCGCAGCGCGGAAGTGTCGGTGGGCTCGGTGCGGGTGTCGAAATACAGCGAGTTCATCCGCAATCTGGTGGTGCCGACCAACCTCAACCTGGTGCACATGAAGCCGCTGCGCGGCACGGCGCTGATGGTGTTCGACCCGGGCCTGGTCTTCCTGCTGGTCGATAACCTGTTCGGCGGCGACGGCCGCTTCCACACCCGCGTGGAAGGCCGCGATTTCACCGCCACCGAGCAGCGCATCATCCTGCGCATCCTCGATATCGTGTTCGAGGCCTACACCAAGTCATGGGAACCGGTGTTCCCGGTCGAGTTCGAGTACATCCGCTCGGAGATGAATACCCAGTTCGCCAACATCGCGACGCCGAACGAAGTGGTGGTGGCCTCGACCTTCACGGTCGAACTGGGTTCGGTGTCGGGCCAGATCCACTTCTGCATGCCGTATTCGATGATCGAGCCCATCCGCGATGCGCTGACCTCGTCGCTGCAGGGCGAGGCGCTGGAAGTGGACAAGCGCTGGATCCGCCTGATGACGCAGCAGATCCAGATCGCCGAAGTGGAACTGGTGGCGCGGCTCGGCACCGCCAAGGTAAGCTTCGACGAGATCCTCAACATGCGCGTGGGCGACGTGATTCCGCTGAACATTCCGGAAACGATCGAGGCCACGGTGGATGGCGTGCCGGTGCTCGATTGCACCTATGGCGTACTGAATGGACAATACGCGCTGAAGGTGGAGAGGCTGCTGGCCAACAGCGACAATTTAAGCAAGTGA
- the fliL gene encoding flagellar basal body-associated protein FliL: protein MKADPKADAAPAGGGSKKLVIILIAVLVLVLGGGGAAAFFLMKGGDAAEAEHEEETTKPKKKKKKQDEGPPVYVPVEPFTVNLNPEEGEQYLQLAFTLQVPDAEQSDVIKNNMPKVRSRILLLLSSKKASEINTPEGKTQLAKEILEQVNEPFQERGDEQEVAEVLFTSFIIQ from the coding sequence ATGAAAGCTGACCCAAAGGCAGACGCCGCGCCCGCCGGTGGCGGCAGCAAGAAACTGGTCATCATCCTCATTGCCGTGCTGGTGCTCGTGCTGGGCGGCGGCGGTGCGGCGGCATTCTTCCTGATGAAGGGAGGCGACGCCGCGGAGGCCGAACACGAGGAAGAAACGACCAAGCCGAAGAAGAAAAAGAAGAAACAGGACGAAGGACCGCCCGTGTATGTGCCGGTCGAGCCGTTCACCGTCAACCTGAATCCGGAAGAAGGCGAACAGTACCTGCAACTGGCGTTCACGCTGCAGGTGCCGGACGCCGAGCAGTCCGACGTCATCAAGAACAACATGCCCAAGGTGCGCAGCCGCATCCTGTTGCTGCTGTCGTCGAAGAAGGCATCGGAAATCAATACGCCGGAAGGCAAGACCCAGCTGGCCAAGGAAATCCTGGAGCAGGTCAACGAGCCGTTCCAGGAGCGCGGCGACGAGCAGGAAGTCGCGGAAGTACTGTTTACCTCGTTCATTATTCAATAG
- a CDS encoding flagellar hook-length control protein FliK, whose product MQTQSIQNQSTSTLRPPKSAPLPNGDFKSVLAIETDRTPVCAAPEQPAPAQPQKAPVRNAQGAKPAQQAQAAQNTQNAQDANQSGEADSAASAGEAPPADATPATAAARPSGESEQADTTPVADPAAGMLAMLAAYSQLTARPEPVPEGGEADAAAGTGLPALPAGIEMLRPDLASKSMVADKSLLFEKGALAGKEPPAGLDVPSDKPADTPGKDGAPTLHDTLMEQAGADRLLKAGAGLEAKADQKVQEFAAKLAAHEAASKADAAPAAQPMANPAAQAMAATVQAANAVAANQLQARVGSSAWEQQLGQKVVWMVAGGDQSASLTLNPPDLGPLQVVLSVSNDSATATFTAHQPETRQAIENALPKLREMMSEAGISLGDASVSAGTQEQQQAFAEQARGGSGGAGGGRHGNGDAAGSQEDAQPVIRRTILGAVDTFA is encoded by the coding sequence ATGCAGACCCAGTCCATCCAGAACCAGTCCACCAGCACGCTGCGGCCGCCGAAGAGCGCGCCGCTGCCGAATGGCGACTTCAAGAGCGTGCTGGCGATCGAGACCGATCGTACGCCCGTCTGCGCGGCGCCTGAACAGCCAGCCCCGGCACAGCCCCAGAAGGCGCCGGTGAGAAATGCCCAGGGGGCAAAGCCGGCGCAGCAGGCCCAGGCTGCGCAAAATACCCAGAACGCGCAGGATGCAAACCAGTCGGGCGAGGCGGACAGCGCCGCCAGTGCCGGTGAAGCACCTCCCGCCGATGCCACGCCGGCAACGGCCGCGGCACGGCCATCCGGTGAAAGCGAGCAAGCCGACACGACTCCCGTGGCGGATCCGGCTGCCGGCATGCTGGCCATGCTGGCAGCCTACAGCCAGCTGACTGCCAGGCCGGAGCCGGTTCCCGAAGGCGGCGAGGCCGATGCCGCCGCCGGCACCGGGCTCCCGGCGCTCCCGGCCGGTATCGAAATGCTCCGGCCGGACCTGGCCAGCAAGTCCATGGTGGCCGACAAATCCCTGCTGTTCGAGAAGGGTGCGCTGGCCGGCAAGGAACCGCCGGCGGGACTGGACGTGCCGTCCGACAAGCCGGCCGATACGCCGGGCAAGGATGGCGCCCCTACCCTGCACGATACGTTGATGGAACAGGCCGGCGCCGACCGGCTGCTCAAGGCGGGCGCCGGCCTGGAAGCGAAGGCCGACCAGAAGGTGCAGGAGTTCGCCGCGAAACTGGCCGCGCACGAGGCGGCAAGCAAGGCCGACGCCGCGCCCGCGGCGCAGCCGATGGCAAACCCGGCCGCGCAAGCAATGGCCGCGACCGTGCAGGCCGCCAATGCCGTGGCCGCCAACCAGTTGCAGGCACGCGTGGGCTCTTCCGCCTGGGAACAGCAACTGGGCCAGAAAGTGGTGTGGATGGTGGCGGGCGGCGACCAGAGCGCATCGCTGACCCTGAATCCGCCCGACCTCGGTCCGCTGCAGGTCGTGCTGAGCGTGTCGAACGATTCGGCCACGGCCACCTTCACGGCGCACCAGCCGGAAACCCGGCAGGCGATTGAAAACGCCTTGCCGAAACTGCGCGAAATGATGAGCGAAGCGGGCATCTCGCTGGGTGACGCATCGGTCTCCGCCGGCACGCAGGAACAGCAGCAGGCATTCGCCGAACAGGCGCGCGGCGGTTCCGGCGGCGCGGGTGGCGGCCGCCATGGCAACGGCGACGCCGCCGGATCCCAGGAAGACGCCCAGCCGGTCATCCGCCGCACCATCCTGGGCGCCGTCGACACCTTCGCCTGA